The following are from one region of the Quercus robur chromosome 1, dhQueRobu3.1, whole genome shotgun sequence genome:
- the LOC126719031 gene encoding transcription factor Pur-alpha 1, whose protein sequence is MEGNSGGGGGGGGGSGGAGAGGGGGGGGGGGGGGGGGIGNDVELLCKTLQVEHKLFYFDLKENPRGRYLKISEKTSATRSTIIVPFSGISWFLDLFNYYVNSEDQDVFSKELQLDTKVFYFDIGQNRRGRFLKVSEASVSRNRSTIIVPAGSTRDEGWAAFRNILAEINEASRLFILPNQPSSESSERLVGLSDDVGAGFISGHSSQPAPSSDLNVDRSVELPAQDEIGNMGVSKVIRADQKRFFFDLGSNNRGHFLRISEVAGSDRSSIILPLSGLKQFHEIVGHFVEITKDRIEGMTGANVRTVDPPQR, encoded by the exons atgGAGGGGAATTcaggcggtggtggtggtggtggtggaggtagCGGTGGAGCAGGAGCTGGAGGCGGAGGCGGAGGTggaggaggtggaggtggaggtggaggaggaggaataGGAAACGACGTGGAGTTGCTTTGTAAAACGCTGCAAGTTGAACACAAGTTGTTCTACTTCGATCTCAAGGAAAACCCTCGAGGCCGTTATCTCAAGATCTCCGAGAAGACCTCCGCCACTAGGTCCACCATCATCGTCCCTTTCTCCGGCATTTCCTGGTTCCTTGATCTCTTCAATTACTACGTCAATTCCGAAGATCAAGACGTCTTCAGCAAGGAATTGCAGCTCGATACCAag GTGTTTTACTTCGACATTGGCCAAAATCGGAGAGGTCGTTTCTTGAAG GTATCTGAAGCCTCTGTAAGTAGAAATCGCAGTACAATCATTGTTCCTGCAGGAAGCACCCGGGATGAAGGGTGGGCAGCATTTAGGAACATTTTGGCAGAAATCAATGAAGCATCAAGGCTTTTCATACTGCCGAATCAG CCAAGTTCTGAATCTTCAGAACGTCTTGTTGGGCTTTCTGATGATGTAGGTGCTGGCTTCATTTCTGGTCACAGTAGTCAACCTGCCCCAAGTTCTGACTTGAACGTGGACAGATCAGTCGAATTGCCGGCACAAGATGAAATAGGTAACATGGGGGTTTCAAAAGTAATTAGAGCTGACCAGAAGagattcttctttgatcttGGGAGCAATAACAGAGGCCATTTCTTAAGGATATCTGAG GTTGCCGGTTCCGATCGGTCCTCCATCATTCTCCCATTGTCAGGGTTGAAGCAGTTCCACGAAATAGTGGGCCACTTTGTGGAGATTACCAAAGACCGAATTGAAGGAATGACAGGCGCAAATGTTCGGACGGTGGATCCTCCtcaaagatga
- the LOC126719041 gene encoding pentatricopeptide repeat-containing protein At5g56310, which produces MRRWPPNELVFLLKHCSNINHIHQTHAYIVVRGLDQHNLLLSQFIDTTSSLGFIEYAYSLFTHKTKQPQLTSDDNDTLYIYNTAIKALSRSRSPRFAKQAIIVYNRIQLSGLRPDTYSFPFVLKAVVRLSELQCGRVIHSQAIATGLDSEVNVVTALIQMYSSCGGCVCDARKLFDDGVSFIRGDVVIMWNAMVAGYVKIGDLENARDLFEKMPQRNVISWTALIAGYAQNNRPDDAINVFRRMQIDENVEPDEIAMLAVLSACADLGALELGEWIHNYVEKLGLNKNIIPLRNALIDMYAKSGNITKALQVFETMKHKSIITWTTIIAGLALHGLGREALDMFFRMERARVKPNEVTFIAILSACTHVGLVEMGRWYFNNMESKYGIEPRIEHYGCMVDLLGRSGYLQEALELVKRMPFEPNAAIWGSLLAASNVHCDAELGEHALLHLLQLEPHNSGNYALLSNIYASLGRWNDSGMVRKVMRETGVKKMPGGSFIEVSNRVHEFIAGEKSHPQFNGIYEILVNINGHLKMVGHVQKGGGGLLEFDE; this is translated from the coding sequence ATGAGAAGATGGCCTCCAAACGAGCTGGTTTTTTTGCTAAAACATTGCTCCAACATAAACCACATACACCAAACTCATGCCTACATAGTAGTGAGAGGTCTCGACCAACACAACCTCCTCCTCAGCCAATTCATTGACACCACTTCCTCTCTCGGCTTTATCGAATACGCTTATTCACTCTTCACCCACAAAACCAAACAACCTCAGTTAACATCAGATGATAATGACACGCTTTATATCTATAACACCGCCATCAAGGCTCTCTCTCGATCTCGGTCACCTCGCTTTGCGAAACAAGCCATCATTGTTTATAACAGAATCCAACTGTCCGGGTTGAGGCCCGACACTTACTCTTTCCCTTTTGTACTCAAAGCCGTTGTTCGATTATCCGAGCTTCAATGTGGGAGAGTCATTCACTCTCAAGCTATAGCTACTGGGTTGGACTCGGAAGTTAATGTGGTTACAGCATTGATTCAGATGTATTCATCTTGTGGGGGATGTGTTTGTGATGCTCGTAAGTTGTTTGATGATGGGGTGAGCTTTATTAGAGGAGATGTAGTGATCATGTGGAATGCGATGGTTGCTGGTTATGTTAAGATTGGTGATCTAGAGAACGCGCGGGACTTGTTTGAGAAAATGCCTCAAAGGAATGTGATTTCTTGGACTGCACTCATTGCAGGGTATGCTCAGAATAATCGTCCGGATGATGCCATAAATGTGTTCCGCAGAATGCAGATTGATGAGAATGTGGAGCCTGACGAAATTGCAATGTTGGCTGTACTCTCTGCTTGTGCTGATTTGGGTGCTCTTGAGCTAGGGGAGTGGATTCATAACTATGTTGAAAAACTTGGGTTAAACAAGAATATTATTCCTCTCAGAAATGCACTCATTGACATGTACGCAAAGTCAGGCAACATAACCAAAGCTCTACAAGTCTTTGAAACTATGAAGCATAAAAGTATCATAACTTGGACGACGATTATTGCTGGACTGGCTTTACATGGGCTTGGAAGAGAAGCTCTTGATATGTTTTTTCGCATGGAGAGGGCTAGAGTTAAGCCAAATGAAGTCACTTTCATCGCCATCCTTTCTGCTTGTACCCATGTTGGATTGGTTGAAATGGGGCGCTGGTATTTCAATAACATGGAATCAAAGTACGGGATTGAACCAAGAATCGAACACTATGGCTGCATGGTCGATTTACTTGGTCGATCTGGCTATCTCCAAGAGGCCCTAGAACTAGTTAAGCGGATGCCATTTGAACCAAATGCAGCTATATGGGGGTCTCTTCTTGCTGCCTCCAATGTTCACTGTGATGCTGAGTTAGGAGAGCACGCATTGCTGCATCTACTACAGTTGGAGCCCCATAACAGTGGAAACTATGCACTTTTATCTAATATATATGCTAGTCTAGGTAGGTGGAATGACTCTGGGATGGTGAGGAAGGTGATGAGAGAAACAGGTGTAAAGAAGATGCCAGGCGGGAGTTTCATTGAAGTGAGTAACAGAGTTCATGAATTCATTGCTGGAGagaaatcacatccacagttcAATGGGATATATGAAATTCTGGTTAACATAAATGGACATTTGAAGATGGTTGGGCATGTGCAAAAGGGAGGTGGTGGGCTACTTGAATTTGATGAATGA
- the LOC126719032 gene encoding kinesin-like protein KIN-14T encodes MESKKSVQKLSNTIHSLLGLKARFTSTWVKSVCDIIRNLPPEGPSIELKSANLKTSDSSGNKDLDSAISKINDELAALTSNINQLNTQRRQVLDEFLDLKGNIRVFCRIRPISEGENFGHFRPVVASDSSNVLLRLTDNKSKSYRFDKVFHPGSSQDEVFSEVEPVIKSALDGYNACIFAYGQTGTGKTFTMEGNPDSPGMVPRAIEALFKQVEDSNHAFLFTFSMLEIYMGNIKDLLVPQPRKAMDPMPPCLSIQTDPKGGIEIDNLVAIQVSDFKQALRLYRLGCQSRSTASTNSNMNSSRSHSLIRISITCFDAPERRRETNKVWFVDLGGSERILKTKAWGRRLEEGKAINLSLSALGDVISALQRKRFHIPYRNSKLTQVLKDSLGKDSKTLMLVHVSPKEEDLCETICSLNFATRARSIHLGSEGSTEERQQKEVAMTNLHQKIKMIEDERRDIKRNIEKLNEKLETLTRAEPTFCQQPDAPDLSIGLAQPNLEVLSNKTRDIPKGPMSQLPRFMRPTISSKIKSGTEHPISEEKPAFRARRRRPLYHRAESVTFPVKGNSEYSSDCSISRSCVLALNMKSSVDIETEYSQETYECDIKEVVFPEQEISPRNSVNQSAHLSHSEGYGNILKNKNSSTKFLKVDNWLHSHKNETSSSSYSHRSKQVLAIPTPKKNNRPTEQKKEEKVRDEKVHNSSFEKKEIFYHEKLEKQADVERFRGSLLEEGIDKPQTLMEDCLSKELRSGSSSPLHTIGGDLMIQTQDLVHGPSIEDNSSAKHGSSSPPNMCSYSINLDQDDNGVNLMTMIQTVTGETRCPDNFLPNSFGCSHLLPSDLDYSIVDPKEDSDISFYSFELEQHCKQMTTEIGDEDNEKEDVDTSSQSLMKGKSPVLQKLRSQRALFRVHPNPKKPNILFVKSQEYAQNTGICHLLKQKIQIIYASALLGLGFQKLGFEEDFFYGLML; translated from the exons ATGGAGTCAAAAAAATCTGTTCAGAAACTTTCTAATACAATTCATTCCCTACTAGGACTAAAGGCACGTTTTACTTCCACCTGGGTCAAGTCAGTTTGTGACATAATAAGAAACCTACCACCTGAAGGACCATCCATTGAGTTGAAATCTGCAAACTTAAAGACAAGTGATTCTTCTGGAAACAAAGATTTGGACAGTGCAATTTCAAAGATTAATG ATGAACTTGCTGCCTTAACGTCCAACATAAATCAACTGAATACTCAGAGAAGGCAAGTACTCGATGAGTTTCTAGACTTGAAAG GGAACATTCGTGTATTTTGCCGTATAAGACCCATATCAGAGGGGGAGAATTTTGGCCATTTTAGGCCTGTTGTAGCTTCGGATTCAAGTAATGTTCTTCTAAGGCTTACAGATAATAAGAGTAAAAGTTACAGGTTTGACAAGGTTTTCCATCCAGGTTCATCACAAG ATGAAGTATTTTCCGAAGTTGAACCAGTCATTAAATCGGCACTGGATGGCTACAATGCATGCATTTTTGCATATGGGCAGACAGGCACAGGAAAGACTTTCACAATG GAAGGCAATCCAGATTCTCCAGGGATGGTGCCCCGTGCTATTGAAGCACTCTTTAAGCAAGTGGAGGATAGCAACCATGCATTTCTCTTCACATTCAGTATGCTTGAGATTTACATGGGAAATATCAAAGACTTGCTTGTCCCTCAGCCACGAAAAGCAATGGATCCTATGCCACCATG TCTttcaatccaaacagatccCAAGGGAGGAATTGAAATAGACAACCTTGTGGCCATCCAAGTGAGTGACTTTAAACAAGCATTGAGGCTGTATAGACTAGGATGTCAGTCCAGATCAACTGCTTCAACAAATTCTAACATGAATTCCAGTAGATCACACAG CTTGATTCGCATATCAATCACATGTTTTGATGCTCCTGAGAGGCGAAGGGAAACAAATAAAGTTTGGTTTGTTGACCTTGGCGGAAGTGAGCGCATACTAAAGACGAAGGCATGGGGGAGAAGACTCGAAGAAGGAAAAGCTATTAATTTATCACTTTCTGCTCTTGGAGATGTCATCAGTGCCCTTCAAAGGAAAAGGTTTCACATACCTTATAG GAATAGCAAGCTGACACAAGTTCTCAAAGATTCACTTG GAAAGGATTCAAAAACACTTATGCTCGTCCATGTTAGTCCCAAAGAAGAAGATCTGTGTGAGACAAtatgttctttaaattttgcaaCAAGGGCAAGAAGCATTCATCTGGGGAGtgagggttcaact GAAGAGAGGCAGCAAAAGGAAGTTGCAATGACAAAtcttcatcaaaaaataaaaatgattgaaGACGAGCGTCGAGATATTAAGAGAAACATTGAGAAGTTAAATGAGAAATTAGAGACACTAACAAGGGCAGAACCGACTTTCTGTCAACAACCAGATGCTCCTGATTTATCTATTGGATTGGCCCAACCTAATCTGGAAGTTTTAAGCAACAAGACTAGAGATATCCCCAAAGGTCCCATGTCACAGTTACCAAGATTTATGAGGCCAACTATTAGCAGCAAAATAAAATCTGGGACAGAACACCCAATTTCAGAAGAGAAACCTGCATTTCGTGCAAGAAGGAGAAGGCCATTGTATCATCGTGCTGAGTCTGTGACTTTCCCTGTAAAGGGTAATTCAGAATACAGCTCAGACTGCAGTATATCAAGAAGCTGTGTGTTGGCTTTGAACATGAAAAGTAGTGTAGATATTGAAACAGAATACAGCCAAGAAACATATGAATGTGATATTAAAGAGGTAGTATTCCCGGAACAGGAAATATCACCAAGGAATTCCGTTAATCAAAGTGCTCACCTCAGTCACAGTGAGGGATATGgaaatatattgaaaaataaaaatagctcCACAAAATTTCTGAAGGTTGACAATTGGCTTCACTCACATAAGAATGAAACTTCTAGCAGTAGTTATTCTCATAGGAGCAAACAGGTTCTAGCAATTCCTAccccaaagaaaaacaataggCCTACTGAgcagaagaaagaagagaaggtAAGAGATGAGAAAGTGCATAATAGCAgctttgaaaaaaaagagatcttTTACCATGAGAAGCTGGAGAAACAAGCTGATGTTGAGCGATTTAGAGGATCTTTACTGGAAGAGGGGATTGATAAACCTCAAACACTCATGGAGGATTGTCTCAGTAAAGAGTTAAGGTCTGGTTCCAGTTCACCATTGCACACAATTGGTGGTGACTTAATGATACAAACACAAGATTTGGTACATGGCCCATCAATAGAGGACAATTCCTCTGCTAAGCATGGCAGTTCTTCTCCACCCAATATGTGCAGCTATAGTATCAATTTGGATCAAGATGACAATGGTGTCAATTTAATGACTATGATTCAGACGGTAACAGGTGAAACAAGATGCCCAGACAATTTCTTGCCAAACAGCTTCGGTTGCTCCCACCTGCTGCCATCTGATTTAGATTACAGTATTGTTGACCCAAAAGAAGATTCTGACATCTCATTCTACTCATTTGAACTAGAACAACACTGTAAACAAATGACTACTGAAATAGGTGATGAAGATAATGAAAAAGAAGACGTGGACACCTCATCTCAAAGCTTGATGAAAGGGAAAAGCCCTGTTCTACAAAAATTGAGATCGCAAAGAGCTCTATTTAGGGTCCATCCAAATCCAAAGAAACCAAACATCTTATTTGTTAAATCACAAGAATATGCACAGAACACAG GAATATGTCACCTCCTTAAACAGAAAATTCAGATTATATATGCCAGTGCACTTTTAGGATTGGGATTTCAGAAGTTGGGATTTGAGGAAGACTTCTTCTATGGTTTAATGCTTTGA